One window from the genome of Ktedonobacterales bacterium encodes:
- a CDS encoding methyltransferase domain-containing protein has protein sequence MVQERVLFFGKFLQAPLKIGSVTPSSAWLVAAMLAPIPWSSTGAIVELGAGTGVITREILRRLPPGGKAFIFEQDARLRATLREDYPGFTVEANAEHLYAVIKNAGTEQVDCVVSGLPFTTLPEQTRQAILAGVLQALKPGGFFIAFQYSLHMRARFCSHFDQMKVRYVPLNVPPAFVYCCRKAS, from the coding sequence GTGGTTCAAGAGCGGGTTCTCTTTTTTGGGAAGTTTCTGCAAGCTCCGTTGAAAATAGGGAGTGTCACTCCGAGTTCGGCGTGGCTTGTCGCGGCGATGCTTGCGCCGATTCCCTGGAGCAGTACCGGCGCGATTGTCGAGCTTGGCGCGGGAACGGGAGTTATCACCCGTGAAATTCTCAGACGGCTGCCGCCGGGGGGAAAAGCCTTTATTTTTGAGCAAGACGCCAGGCTGCGAGCAACACTGCGGGAGGATTATCCCGGGTTCACGGTTGAGGCGAATGCGGAGCATCTGTATGCGGTGATCAAGAACGCTGGTACAGAGCAGGTAGATTGTGTGGTGTCAGGGCTGCCGTTTACGACTTTGCCAGAACAGACCAGGCAGGCAATTCTGGCGGGCGTTCTTCAGGCGCTGAAGCCGGGAGGATTCTTCATTGCCTTTCAGTATTCGCTGCATATGCGCGCGCGGTTTTGTAGCCATTTTGACCAGATGAAGGTGAGGTATGTCCCTTTGAATGTGCCTCCGGCCTTTGTGTACTGCTGCCGCAAAGCTTCCTGA
- a CDS encoding HEAT repeat domain-containing protein — protein MRDKSEGQRDQGEASDPLASAILGRVGLRGSGAFPGAQGQEAEAALSNPAWAVRTAAVQALTERGERAPVGPLVAALGDEAWPVREAAARALGRLGQRTPVGPLVTALGDSAWPVRTAAALALGKLRQRTPVGPLVAALGDADESVRAAAVWALGTAGRRAPVGPLVAALGDGAWAVREAAALALGALGKQAPAGPLLAAQVDQDSQVREAVGWALGGRFGRQGMADEVSVSRARLALALSSLVTLGLVTIILATSAYDVSLVVVKLVALGLVCLTICLLNWLVRFR, from the coding sequence ATGCGGGATAAGAGCGAGGGGCAACGAGATCAGGGAGAGGCTTCAGACCCTCTGGCGTCGGCGATTCTGGGGCGGGTGGGTCTGCGCGGGTCGGGTGCTTTTCCTGGGGCGCAGGGGCAGGAGGCGGAGGCGGCGCTGAGTAATCCGGCGTGGGCGGTGCGGACGGCGGCGGTGCAGGCGCTGACGGAGCGCGGGGAACGTGCGCCGGTGGGGCCGCTGGTGGCGGCGCTGGGCGATGAGGCGTGGCCGGTGCGCGAGGCGGCGGCGCGGGCGCTGGGCAGGCTGGGCCAGCGGACGCCGGTGGGGCCGCTGGTGACGGCATTGGGTGACAGCGCGTGGCCGGTGCGAACGGCGGCGGCGCTGGCGCTGGGGAAGTTGAGGCAGCGGACGCCGGTGGGGCCGCTGGTGGCGGCATTGGGCGATGCGGATGAGTCGGTGCGGGCGGCGGCGGTGTGGGCGCTGGGGACGGCTGGCAGGCGCGCGCCGGTGGGGCCGCTGGTGGCGGCGCTGGGCGATGGGGCGTGGGCGGTGCGCGAGGCGGCGGCGCTGGCGTTGGGAGCGTTGGGAAAGCAGGCTCCGGCTGGGCCTTTGCTGGCGGCGCAGGTGGATCAGGATAGCCAGGTGCGCGAGGCGGTGGGCTGGGCGCTTGGGGGGCGTTTTGGTAGGCAGGGGATGGCTGATGAGGTGTCGGTGTCGCGGGCGCGGCTGGCGCTGGCGCTGAGTTCGCTGGTGACGCTGGGGCTGGTGACGATTATTCTGGCGACGAGCGCATATGATGTATCACTGGTGGTGGTGAAGCTGGTGGCGCTGGGGCTGGTGTGTTTGACGATCTGTCTGCTGAACTGGCTGGTGCGTTTCAGATAG
- a CDS encoding sigma-70 family RNA polymerase sigma factor, producing MDYGDGAWLASERDRYFERLALLYSQPLKAFISRQTGNPQDAEDIVQEAFIRAYYALDRYPAERVRTLRARAWLYKIAWNCYCNYARRAQPTGSVSLDAGDDEAWLESEDAAQEQPELVFESAERRRELEALVATLPPRYREVVRLYYFEELSHQEIAEMLNQPIGTIRVQAHRGIGLLRKGLGLETKGGARSDAG from the coding sequence ATGGATTACGGCGATGGGGCGTGGCTGGCAAGCGAGCGAGATCGGTATTTTGAGCGGCTGGCGCTGCTTTATAGTCAGCCGCTCAAGGCTTTTATCTCGCGCCAGACGGGCAATCCGCAGGATGCGGAGGATATTGTGCAGGAGGCGTTTATCCGCGCTTATTACGCGCTGGATCGCTATCCCGCCGAACGGGTGCGGACGCTGAGGGCGCGCGCCTGGCTGTATAAGATCGCGTGGAATTGCTATTGCAATTATGCGCGGCGCGCTCAGCCGACTGGTTCGGTTTCGCTTGATGCTGGGGATGATGAGGCGTGGCTGGAGTCTGAGGACGCGGCGCAGGAGCAGCCAGAGCTGGTATTTGAGAGCGCGGAGCGCAGGCGCGAGCTTGAGGCGCTGGTGGCGACGTTGCCGCCGCGCTATCGAGAGGTGGTGCGCCTCTATTATTTTGAGGAGTTGAGCCACCAGGAGATCGCTGAGATGCTCAATCAGCCGATTGGGACGATCAGGGTTCAGGCGCATCGAGGGATAGGCTTGCTGCGCAAGGGGCTGGGATTAGAGACGAAAGGGGGTGCGCGCAGCGATGCGGGATAA